GATGTCACCTTGCCCTAAGATGATGCCAATTATGCAGGGATCGCTAAATCAATTGACAGTCATCCATCACACTAACCTCTGTAAAATGCAACTATTTAAATATGTTAGAGGGAACTAAATTTTTAAAACTCTTGAGGCACCTCTCTATATTGTAAAATCATTGCAATTCAAAAGCACTGAATCTCATACTTTTGACTGGAGTGCTTTAACAATCTGAGAGTACAGTCACTCCTTTGGTTAGTTTATTTTCATGATGGTAGACTCAACTGTGACTTAACCACAGACTGCAAGACTAAAATGCTAATTGCTATAGCATGATGAGGAAGAGGCCATAGAATCTGTCTGTTAAAAACAGCATGGTGTTGACAGTTGCCAGGCCGCCGTGATTGGCCCTGTGTCTCTGTCAGCGTTTGGAGGTGAGCGTGAGGGTGGACGAGACACGGAAGATCTGAGGCAGCATGTTGCTCAACTGGTAGAACATCTCCTCAGAGATACTCTGTCAATAAAACACAGACAAAGTAGATATCAATGTTTAATGCACATTGGAACGGATAAACACATGGAACGGCCGCTTTCCAAGATAGAGTAGCCTACACAGACACAAACTCCTAACATGCAAGACATCTATTAGGGGGAAATTCTTAACATTCAAATTCACAACATACATTGTTTTGCTTGTACAACAGTAAGTGACGACCACCTAAGCAGGGACCTTTAGCTCAATGTCCCATTTCCCTTGGGATCAGTCAAGATGCTGAAATGATGCGCTCTCTGACAGCTGTCCCTTTAATAGGTAGCATGGCCTTCAAGTAAGCATTTTAAGTATTAATGTCTCCCCCCACAACTCGTCTACTGCTCGTGTATTTAGACCTACGTGTCTGTTTGAGGTGTACAACACAAAGCTGTTTTAGAGGTGCTATTTTGAATGGTGTCGGAGCGTAAGGCTGGCAGCCGTAAATGCTGTTAGGGGCCTTTGATGGTGGTTTAACCCGAGACTGTCAACATATAATCATACTATAGGTGACCCTCTCTACAGGGACACAATCTCACCCATGCCTGTAACCAAAGACTTGTATAACTAACCTGTAACAGAGCCACATTAATGAAGGGGGATGCTTCTATTGAGAAATAAGAGTGCTCCAGAATATCATTTCTCGGTGAGATGTAGACGGCCAGTACGTTGCGTTTAAACTTTACTGAACTATTAACAgaatatatttacaaaataatacaTATAGGAGCAGTCAGCATATTATTATTTGACCTaaacaatgtattattattataattaataTCATAACATTTTCATCACATAGTGACACTATAGACTGAGACCAAGGTACATATGTTTTATGTTGAGCTTCCGGGAATCTTTTTTTTGTGATGGTAAATTGAATGTAGGTACACTGTGTACACTCCGAAGTGTATTTGGAGAGTACACAAGAACAGCTGTGCCTTTGTGAGACATACTGTACAGGGGTACTATTGTTGGATGCTGAATGGCTGGGACAAGCAATAGCTCCAACTCCAAAGTGTGTTTAACTTCCTGTTCCGAAAGATACGATCAGAATCTTCTCAAGTACTTGTTTTTGCTTCAAATAGGGTTCATTCTGGGCTTCACTAAATCACATTTGGCAGGCAACACTTAATCAACCTATAATACTAGTTATATGAGTGGTGTCAAAGACTAATCAGCCCTGAATAGTGAATACTGACTGAATGCTTTGGTGTTGTTTTCTGAGTCCTTGTCAGAGACATCTAACCTGTCTGGGTGTGTACATTCAACTGTAATGATACAGTTCTAAACCTAAATAATGTCGCTAAAAGTATATATTCCGCAATACAATGCATGCTATGTGTGAGTCAATGAGGTTCTGACCAGATCAGCAGCAGCCAGTCAGACCTGTTTTCTTACCTGTGGAACTAGAAACTGGACTGTCCGTGAGATCCCTCCATCCCACGATGCCATCTCCATCATGAAACCTGCAGAGGGAAACATCTTAAGTTAGGACTGAGAGGTCTCAGAGGTAACACAAGAGGGGAAGATGACACTGGTACATCTTACTCTCTCACCTTTGACACATTTGAAGAGCAGCTCAGCCCGCCTCAGGCACCATGGGATAGTCATCTCCTGCAGGGGAGAGAATACAAGGAGTCAGTCGGGCCACAGGATGGTGGAACATGATGAACCTTCTATCCTCTGTCATCCCCTCACTGTTCCCTTCTCTTCTGCCTGCCTGACATTGTCAAACAACCGTTTTTCATAGAGAATAAAAGTAATGTTCCTTGAAAGACATCTGTGGGTGTACAGCTCATTGCCTTCTATGGTTCCTTTGACCAACTATGCTGGTCATTATGCTACTGTATATATGCCTGAGTTGGGCAAAAGTACAATCCATCAGTTGGAAAAAGCACTGGAAAAGAAGACTCCAGACAGAAATGCTTTTAAGTTATAAAAAGAGACAGATAATTAAGATTCTTTGGTTCCTGCAGCTTAGGAAGCGAGAACACCACACAGAGTACATTTGTGAGCGAGCTCCTGCTTTGACTTGAGAGAAGACGTTTCATCAGGCATGTTGTGGCATGATAAGGACAGAGCCCTCTCTAGACTGCAGTGAGGAGGTCTACTCTACATCAGGTAGCAGCTTGTTGAGTAATGGTTGTTTTTCAATTATGGGTGCCTCCATGTGGACTCAGGAGTGCTGCTGTCTATCAATGCTACCGCTGTCCCCCCACCCTGTGTGTACCGTGCGCTGTATACTCAGAGTTTGAGTAAACACAACAGTTCAAGACTCCACGTTTCCCTCCTCTACTCCGTAATGGAGAAAATGCTAAGAGCACTGCTGAGGTTGGGTTGTACTGAATTAACAAGTAGagagatgtggaggaggaggtCATTAAGGGACACAGTATCAAAGGCTTGTGAATGTGCCATGGGACAGGGTAGGAACATGTCAGAACGACACTGGGGATGAGGACAACAGACTGACGCACACACCACTGTTTAACTGAAGGGCAGGAGGGGCATAGTGGCACTCAAAGACAAATCAGTTCCTAAGGCCGGAAATAGGACACATTCATTACTCCTCCTCTCCTTATTCGTCAGTCCATTTTTCATCCATTTCTCCTTCCTCTACTAATCATCTAACCATGGAATGAGGAGTGGTCAGTTCAGTTCACTGGGTTTACTCACAAAACAACTGTGAAACATACACCATAAAGTTAAATATAAAATTGGGTGATTCAATAATTTCTCATAATTCAGGCTACattgatatttttttttagagCTTGTGATAACATTGACTGTACAGTTAGATAATAAGTAATCAAATCTTTTCACACACCCATTTTCTTCTACAAAACATCACCATTGCCAAAACCATGACTGAAAATGATGTTGTATGATGCAAGGAGCCACTTCATAAAATACATTCATTATTATCACTGGTATTGACAATGAAACTCTCCTGGTCTCTGATCCCGTGCATTATATCTCCTGCCGTTGtagccttgagcaaggcacttaacccccaaCAAGGTAAAATACTGCATTTATAGGTTACTGTATAAAACACGTGGTCCGTCAACCCTCCATCCAAAGAGCTACTGGGTATGCAGGCTTTTGATACAACCCTGCGCAAACACACCAGTCAACTTATCAAGGTCCTGTTGAGCAGCTGATTTTTCTTTACAATGTGGTGTGTTCATGCAGGGCTGGAGCAAAATCCTGCACACCCAGTAgttctcctggaggatggttggccaccctGCAACATTACAATTACAACCAATGAAACAGTGCTCAAATGGCTAAGATGAGCAAGGTAGCTAACAAAGACAACAAAGACAAGGCTAAAATATTCCGTGTTCAGGGGAGATCTTGACAGCATAGGAGTTACTTGTCAATTAGGCTATTCTAagaatatttttttactttgtcagaaTTACCTGACCAGTATTGAGTAGAGGGGAATCCTAGCTTTCCAACGGTGTCAGAATTATTTCTCAACAGCCAATTTTGAGTGTTTGAGTGACAGTTTTATAACCGGAGTATGCAGCATTTGCACACCCGTATCAGCTGCGTGTCGGTCACTGGCGGTTATACTTTGCCGGTGGAAAGTTATTTTAGGACATTGGACATGACAATGACATTAATACATACTAATAGCTAAATAGTTAACTAGCGATTCAAAACATAGTGTAGTTTGGCTGGTTATCTAGTTTTACCTGCTGcgcaatgtctctctctctctcctctggaaATGGCCCACTGGAACACATGCAGGTGATGCACACACCATGACTTTTCCAGGATTTTCATTGCTGACCAAAAATGTGCTATAACTGGGCAAATAAGTCACTAGCTAGCAATtaatatcaacaaatgtgcacactgtgcggcaggtagcctggcgggtaggagcgttgggccaataactgaaaggttgctgaatcgaatccccaagctgacaaggtaaaaatctgtcgttctgccgctgagcaaggcagttaacatactgttccccgggcgccgatgatgtggatgtcgattaaggcagccccccacacctctctgaagacacatttcagttgaatgcattcagttttacaactgactaggtatccccctttcgcTTTCCATTACCTCAAAAACACATCTCGCGACTGCATGATTGAAAGACCGATCATGCCTGTCAAAGCAAGCCTCCAATAATTATACTCCAATGCACTCTGCAGAGATTGGCAGGACAGTGCGCAACACATCGCAGGAGACTTTGATCAAATTCTGATAAGAGTAGCCTAATTGTttgatatttagatttttttgtccaTTCAGACAACTTAAACCTATAATCTGCTTGTCCGACAATTTGTTTTACTTGCTCCGGGCAAGCGGAGAAGCATTAATGTCGAGCCCTGAACCAAttacacatacagtatagcaTATGTATAACTAACTGTCATCTCTCACCTGTAACTAATGTACTATGTTGTACATGCATTATGAATCTGACTTCTGGGACCTCGAGGTATATATATTACCTTCTGCTTTTACACATATAACATAAGGCTCTCTCTCACCTCTGACATGTCGTGGACCAGTAGCAGagggatggtgatggtggtgacaTCATGCGTGCAGCAGACCTTGAGGATGTTGCGCAGGCCCATGATGGCAGGTTCCCGGGCCGTAATGTTACCTGAGCGCACGTTGTCATCCACACACAGGTGGAACACGATGTGGACCTCAGACAGGTTGGAGTGGCGGGAGATGTAGAATTCACCTGGAGAGGATGATATAAAAAGATAAGGTTAGAAATGACTTAGCCTATTTCTAAAAAGGTTGGTTTCATTTAGGAGTGAATCCTTTCTTCCACTTAAGCCAAATGTTCACctagtctcccattgacatcaatgcacaACGTTAGGATTTGCCCCTTAAAGATTTAGGCCAAGATAAAACCACATATTCAGTCGACTTTACCTGGTAAGATATTGGAAGAATTCTTTTCCATATTTTGGTTCTTATCTTCACAACTACTTCCATTCCTAGGAACCTCTGTCAATGGGAAAACAAGAGACGACTTCAGCATTTCCTGTATGGAAAACTAGTGCAAAGATAACCTTTCAGGAAATAGATGACAATAGCAACAACAGAGGTCATAGGTCCATCCGTATAAAGCCTGATAGCTAGGAGGAATGTTTCTATACTCAGCTTTCTGATATCTCTCCACTTAAACAACCATTCAATGGGGATGCATTGTGATAAGGATCTTGACTGAGGTTTCCGACAACACACGTTGGCGATGATGTCAAAAAGTATTGTCCCTTCCGTCCTGACATAATCCCCAACAACTATTTATATccaacatgccactgactttgccCTTGCTCGAACGTTGAACAAACATTACTTTACTGGGCCAGCAGGATCTTTAACATTGTTCTAAATGTACCTTACATACTTATATACTTCCCCAGACTCTGACTTAAATTACATGATGATTGAGATGACTGTTCTCTGTAAGAGGACTGGATAGACAGTGATGATGTAACTATGAAATACAGTTAACTGCCAAAAttaaggaaacacttgagtaaatcaaaacaccaaattatggaatttctcgtggaagaaggGTGTCGCATCCCTCTAATAGAGTtacagacacttgtagaatctatgctaaggtgcattgaagctgttctggtggctcAACGCCCTACTACTATTAAGACATGATGTTGGTGTaacctttattttggcagttacctgtatttcATAGTTACATCATCACTGTCTATCCAGTCCTCTTACAGAGAACACTCATCTCAATCATCATGTAATTCAAGTCAGAGTCTGGGGAAGAAATACAAGTGAATTAACGCATCTTTGTTCAGACTTTTTCACTGTGATACCACAAGGCCATATTTGCAAGTTATATAGAGAATGGCTGGAAAATTGGCAGTTTCTCATTGCAGCTATTGGATATACACAGTATAATGATTAAAAACACTCTCAGAAGTATGATTGACTGTTCGCCAGTGGTGTGCTgctggtgtgtgtgactgactcaCCAGGCTGGTCTTTGTGCTTGCTGGTCTGAGACCGGGCATAAAGCACCACTTGCTGGACAACCTCCAGCTGCTCCTCCAGCCGAGGGAAGTGAAAGTCTGTACACTCTTTAGATACTGTGGCAAAGTCTGGGGAAAACGTATAAACACATGATGACGAGGATTCATTACATTGATTCATTATAATCTCACAATGGTTACGGAGGTTTTGGGGTTGGAGCATGTTTTACCTTTGAGCTATTGTCATGCTAAAATGCTAAATCATGCTAAAACATCTAACTCACTGGTGCCATAAAGCCAAAGAAAAACACCTTCAAATGTGGTCATGGCAATAAGAAAGATTTAATTTATTCAGATTAAAAATGTGTTTCATCCTCTCACTTAACTAACAGGGTCTAACAGTGTGGTCCCCCTGCTTTATGTTGGCccctgacctctcacctctcttgaTGCCACTGTAGGAGTTGACCCTGTTGTCCACCAGCAATACCAGGCCACACAGTGACGAGGAGTAGAGCGACAGAGCCGTCTGCAGCCGCCGCAGCTTGGTCCCTCTGCTGCCATGGCGACGGTGCTTACAGAAGTCCAGTACGTCCGCCCGCACCAGTCGCAGGTTGTGCATTGTCTTCAGCTGTGCACCTGGACAACACCACAGCAACAACACCGTCAAAATACATACGGAAACAAACACAAAAATATATAATGTACAGGATGTCTTTACATTTTACGATGTCAGGAAATTCAATGTAAATTAATTAGCTGTCATCAAGGTTTATTTTTATCATGGGCTTGTTGGACCAGGCAGCAGTGTTTCCATGGGGACACAGACAGTATAGTACCTAAGTGGATGGTAAAGCTCTCCTCCAGCTGTCGCTGCTCCTCATACACCCTGGCCCCAGGCTCAGACTCCTCTGTCAGCTGGCTCGGCTGCACCTTGATCTCCTCACTGACAAACACAACATCACACTGTAAAGGATACGTTTCACAAGATGACTAGCCTTGTCccggatctgtttgtgctgtcttgcccaCGCCAATGAGCATagaagttggcaagacagcacaaacagatctggaaccaggctggAAGATGAATGGACACAAACCAACCCCAGATGAAGTACATTGGGACTGACAAACTACACTGAACATAAAAAATAATTAAGACATATATAGCAaaagaaaaaacatttatttgactATGACTCGTCTATTCATTATCTGATTTAACCAATTTTGCTTCACTGTAAGAAGGTGAAGATTAGTGAGATTTCAAGGAACATCCCCCTATACATTTCTGCACACATGCATTCACAAGCGCGCacacgcatgcaaacacacacacacacacacacacacacacacacacacacacacacacacacacacacacacacacacacacacacacacacacacacacacacacacacacacacacttacttaaTAGTACTGTTATTGGGGTTCTGCATGTCCTGGTGCAGTTTGATCACCCACTCCTGATACTCCTGCTTCTGAATATGAGTCACCTGTTTCAGTTCATTGGCCCACTTGTTCTCCAGCACCTGACCAGACAGAAGAATCACCAATCGTACATCTCTATGACTGTGTATCTTTGTACATAGAGCATTACAATGCTTGTAGCTTAAATGGCCAACCAGATTGGCTCTGTGTCTTACCTGCTGGGCATCGAAGTGTTGAGATGCAACTGCATTTACATCCTGGTCAGTCATGGTCTTTCCCAGTTCTTGCATGACTTTGTCCATCTCTGTTGCCTGCCTGGAAGTTGAAAACGGAACAATGCAAAACACTTTAGGCATTTGTTATATGACACTAACTTCAATTACGATGATTTAATTGGCTACTTTGCACTTGAGGACTCATCTCTATGGTCATACCAACCTCTCTTGTAACTTCTTCAGCTCCATGTCTCTCTCACTGATGAGCTCCGAGACACTGACAAAGTAGTTGTGTTCCAGGTTGAGCAGAGTGTCAGAGGCCGGGGAGTGGATGAGCTCGTGGTAAACATCTGCAAAGTCCTCATCCCAGCTGGGCTCCTCAGGACGAGCATGTTCCAGTGTAGTCTAAAGAGTAACAAGCAAAAGAGAATAATGGCATTGAGGTGTGGGAGTAACCTTCTGAGAGCGAAGGAAAATCACAGGAAGACATTGTTCAGTAGATCCCAGGACATTGTAGGAAGTGCAGAAGTGAGTGACACAGCACGGTATGAAAGACCCAGGCAACTATTTTGACTGAAAAGCATTAGGTGGTTTTCCTAAACAAACCCAATAGAGGCAAAGCTAAGAGAGCGACCTCATACTTCTGTCATATTTAGAATGTATAGAATAGTATTTAGAGTGTGAACTTCCTTTATTAATACAAGTCTGGGAATCTTTATGCAACAAACATGATAGACATTAAAAGACCTTTGGAGTTCCTTAAAATACACTGGACATTGTCTATGAGTATTTCTGTGCTAGTGCAGTAAAATGTTAATGGTAATCCTGTATGCACCACAGCAGTGAGCCAACAGAGCTTTATAGGAGGGGCAGCCTTCTTTCTTTTTATAAGTGCTTGAGCAAGTGACAGCAGAATTTAAAGTCCAGAGCTTTGAAGTGCATTAAGCAGATGATCTCGTTGACCTTCTTAAAAAACATAATAAGGAAGATATTCTGTTTCAAAGGGATTTTTTCACGAGGAGTCTCCGCTCTTTGATCCATTTAAATTGAAAGCCATAATGTCTATTAATatctctcatcagaccacagcTGTTTTAATGATATACAATATACCCTTCAGACTGTCAGACAGATGATGCAGGTCTGGAATTGCAACATTCCctgcagtgtataaaatcgaTGAGGTACAACTTATCAAAGTCAAACACTACAACTTGGCAACTCCAGGCAACTGTTGGCAAAAAATGTTTAATACATTGTTCCAAACTTAAGGAGCAGTCAACTGTTTGTGACTTACTGACTTCCTGTATCAACATAATGATCTATGACTACAGCTCAGACACTGAAGATAATATCCTCAGGATGCACACTATGCTAACACTTCTCGAGCTCGTCTTTGAGATAATTGGATTTTTCAATAGCATAAGAATACAGGTTGCACTgtataaatcaaatgttattggttgcatacacatacttagcagatgttattgcgggtgtagcgaaatgcataCAGTCATCTACTTCTGTAATTTGAGGTGGACAACATGAGTAAATCAGTGGGTGGGACACTACCAGATAGAAGCGAGGGAtgtgggagaagaagagagggaaggacagAAGCAGGGACAAGGGGAGGGGTTAGAAGCTTTagggcagggatcatcaactagattcaggcgAGGTCAATTGTTTCTTGAGAGGATGGTCAGGGAGCCACAACTTAATTACAAATAAtgtgtagactgcaaattgactgcaagaagcccaaacagatataacattgactaaaacataataatttccaaccttgcttacatttgtatatgatcacatatACACTCACCGGACcggctggctggtgtgtttacggacatattcaatcaatccttatcccagtctgctgttcccacatgcttcaagagggccaccattgttcctgttcccaagaaagctaaggtaactgagctaaacgactaccgccccgtagcactcacttccgtcatcatgaagtgctttgagagactagtcaaggaccatatcacctccaccctacctgac
This is a stretch of genomic DNA from Salvelinus namaycush isolate Seneca unplaced genomic scaffold, SaNama_1.0 Scaffold6, whole genome shotgun sequence. It encodes these proteins:
- the LOC120042002 gene encoding protein C12orf4 homolog isoform X2; translation: MELKKLQERQATEMDKVMQELGKTMTDQDVNAVASQHFDAQQVLENKWANELKQVTHIQKQEYQEWVIKLHQDMQNPNNSTINEEIKVQPSQLTEESEPGARVYEEQRQLEESFTIHLGAQLKTMHNLRLVRADVLDFCKHRRHGSRGTKLRRLQTALSLYSSSLCGLVLLVDNRVNSYSGIKRDFATVSKECTDFHFPRLEEQLEVVQQVVLYARSQTSKHKDQPEVPRNGSSCEDKNQNMEKNSSNILPGEFYISRHSNLSEVHIVFHLCVDDNVRSGNITAREPAIMGLRNILKVCCTHDVTTITIPLLLVHDMSEEMTIPWCLRRAELLFKCVKGFMMEMASWDGGISRTVQFLVPQSISEEMFYQLSNMLPQIFRVSSTLTLTSKR
- the LOC120042002 gene encoding protein C12orf4 homolog isoform X1; the encoded protein is MKKNKGKVNTTEKEFVFGFRAGRNDCVLKVPLQFPVQENVSDLHGRLMLLHKIPCFVENELRSTLSTFIESETIQDYDREAELALQRLTKGEVDINQLTNTWAKAYSETTLEHARPEEPSWDEDFADVYHELIHSPASDTLLNLEHNYFVSVSELISERDMELKKLQERQATEMDKVMQELGKTMTDQDVNAVASQHFDAQQVLENKWANELKQVTHIQKQEYQEWVIKLHQDMQNPNNSTINEEIKVQPSQLTEESEPGARVYEEQRQLEESFTIHLGAQLKTMHNLRLVRADVLDFCKHRRHGSRGTKLRRLQTALSLYSSSLCGLVLLVDNRVNSYSGIKRDFATVSKECTDFHFPRLEEQLEVVQQVVLYARSQTSKHKDQPEVPRNGSSCEDKNQNMEKNSSNILPGEFYISRHSNLSEVHIVFHLCVDDNVRSGNITAREPAIMGLRNILKVCCTHDVTTITIPLLLVHDMSEEMTIPWCLRRAELLFKCVKGFMMEMASWDGGISRTVQFLVPQSISEEMFYQLSNMLPQIFRVSSTLTLTSKR